Proteins from a genomic interval of Archangium lipolyticum:
- a CDS encoding endonuclease/exonuclease/phosphatase family protein, giving the protein MPRPLPLIRLLGTLAVLTLLCACQRPSEQDDPLHDAGTRADAGLPGGDAGTAGDAGTSSLAFSAGNWNLEWFGSTADGPADEQLQLDNARKIISTAGADFWGLAELVDATHFAALKQQLPGYDGFMASDPRIPSGSYYYSDSEQKVGILYRPDVVTVRDAKLILTSSNYDFGTRPPLRVDLRITRNGVSVDLVAIVLHMKALSDVESYDRRQRAALALQDYLDTNLPDARVLVLGDWNDDVDVSITRDPNVVNGYMPTPYRNFLDAPAEYSFLTRPLSLAGQRSTVNNTQFIDHQLVSNELLSNYVSGSAQRVMPGSDIPQYGTTTSDHYPVLSRFAF; this is encoded by the coding sequence TCCTTTGCGCCTGCCAGAGGCCCTCCGAGCAGGACGACCCGCTCCACGATGCCGGGACGAGAGCGGACGCGGGCCTTCCCGGTGGTGATGCCGGAACGGCCGGGGATGCGGGCACGTCTTCCCTGGCGTTCAGCGCGGGCAACTGGAACCTCGAGTGGTTCGGGTCCACGGCCGACGGTCCGGCCGACGAGCAGCTCCAGCTCGACAACGCGCGGAAGATCATCTCCACGGCCGGAGCGGACTTCTGGGGCCTGGCGGAGCTCGTCGATGCCACGCACTTCGCGGCACTGAAGCAGCAGCTGCCCGGCTACGACGGCTTCATGGCCAGTGACCCGCGCATCCCCTCCGGCTCGTACTACTACTCGGACTCCGAGCAGAAGGTGGGCATCCTCTACCGGCCGGACGTGGTCACCGTGCGGGACGCGAAGCTCATCCTGACCTCGAGCAACTACGACTTCGGCACGCGGCCTCCGCTGCGCGTGGACCTGCGCATCACCCGCAACGGGGTGAGCGTGGACCTGGTGGCCATCGTGCTGCACATGAAGGCGCTCTCCGACGTGGAGTCCTATGACCGCCGCCAGCGGGCGGCGCTGGCGCTCCAGGACTATCTGGACACGAACCTGCCGGATGCGCGCGTCCTCGTGCTCGGAGACTGGAACGACGACGTGGACGTCTCCATCACCCGCGACCCCAACGTCGTCAACGGCTACATGCCCACGCCGTACAGGAACTTCCTCGACGCTCCGGCGGAGTACAGCTTCCTCACCCGGCCCCTGTCCCTCGCGGGCCAGCGAAGCACGGTGAACAACACCCAGTTCATCGACCACCAGCTCGTCAGCAACGAGCTGCTCTCGAATTACGTGAGCGGCTCGGCCCAGCGCGTGATGCCGGGCAGCGACATCCCCCAGTACGGCACCACCACGTCGGACCACTACCCGGTGCTCAGCCGCTTCGCGTTCTAG
- a CDS encoding DUF1206 domain-containing protein: MANEIGRKASELKRQGDHLGTQAMHNPWTERLARLGYLAKGVVYAVIGVLALQVAFGQGGETTDTHGALTTLSQQTGGTVLLAVVAVGMVGYVLWRVVQAWMDPDGKGTGAKGLVTRAGYLVSAGVYTFLAVSAFRLVLGSGGGGGHGDQSAQTWTARLMSQPFGQALVAVVGLVIAGVGIWQAYKAWKEKFRDKLRLDGMRPHQAEWAVRISKLGILARGLVFVMMGVFLVQAALTANPRRAHGLDGALATLAAQPYGAVLLALAAAGLVAYAVYMALEARYRRFLGA, encoded by the coding sequence ATGGCGAACGAGATTGGCCGGAAGGCCTCGGAGCTGAAGCGGCAGGGAGACCACCTCGGGACCCAGGCGATGCACAACCCCTGGACGGAGCGGCTTGCCCGCCTGGGCTACCTGGCCAAGGGCGTGGTGTACGCGGTCATCGGGGTGCTCGCGCTGCAGGTGGCCTTCGGCCAGGGCGGCGAGACGACCGATACCCATGGCGCACTGACCACGCTGTCCCAGCAGACCGGGGGCACGGTGCTGCTCGCGGTCGTGGCCGTGGGCATGGTGGGTTACGTCCTCTGGCGCGTGGTGCAGGCCTGGATGGATCCGGATGGCAAGGGCACCGGCGCGAAGGGGCTCGTCACGCGAGCGGGCTATCTCGTGAGCGCGGGCGTCTACACCTTCCTCGCGGTGTCGGCCTTCCGCCTGGTGCTGGGCAGCGGAGGCGGCGGCGGGCATGGAGACCAGAGCGCCCAGACGTGGACGGCCCGGTTGATGTCGCAGCCCTTCGGACAGGCCCTGGTGGCCGTGGTGGGCCTCGTCATCGCCGGAGTCGGCATCTGGCAGGCCTACAAGGCGTGGAAGGAGAAGTTCCGCGACAAGCTGCGGCTGGACGGGATGCGGCCGCACCAGGCCGAGTGGGCGGTGCGCATCTCCAAGCTGGGCATCCTCGCGCGAGGCCTGGTGTTCGTGATGATGGGCGTGTTCCTCGTCCAGGCGGCGCTCACCGCCAACCCGCGGCGGGCCCATGGACTGGACGGCGCCCTGGCGACGCTCGCGGCCCAACCCTACGGGGCGGTGCTGCTGGCCCTGGCCGCGGCGGGCCTCGTGGCCTATGCCGTCTACATGGCGCTCGAGGCCCGGTACCGCCGCTTCCTGGGGGCCTAG
- a CDS encoding DMT family transporter, protein MLRSRLYLLAAAVLWSTAGAAVKLSTLSGWQIASGRSLVAALVLALAIPAGRRRLSWRGIAAAVAYAGTVVLFILANKLTTSANAIFLQDTAPLYVLLLSPLLLRERPSRGELAAVPVFLLGLSLFFLDQLDPGQLLGNVLALASGLAFALCILGLRAVGEEGSAVLVWGNLIAGASVLLPALGGPAPTALDLGLLVFLGVFQLGMAYALFQRGLRETPAVEASLLILLEPVLNPVWTFLFAGERPGKWALVGGTIILLATAWRTLLGSRGGNASPAKETPAHEGAGS, encoded by the coding sequence ATGCTCCGCTCCCGCCTCTACCTCCTCGCCGCCGCCGTGCTCTGGTCCACGGCCGGCGCCGCCGTGAAGCTGTCCACCCTTTCGGGCTGGCAGATCGCCTCCGGGCGCTCCCTCGTCGCCGCGCTGGTGCTCGCGCTCGCCATCCCCGCCGGCCGCCGGCGTCTGTCCTGGCGAGGCATCGCCGCGGCGGTGGCCTACGCGGGCACGGTGGTGCTCTTCATCCTCGCCAACAAGCTCACCACCTCGGCCAACGCCATCTTCCTGCAGGACACCGCGCCGCTCTACGTGTTGCTCCTGTCGCCGCTCCTGCTGCGCGAGCGCCCCTCCCGCGGCGAGCTGGCCGCCGTCCCCGTGTTCCTGCTCGGCCTGAGCCTCTTCTTCCTCGACCAGCTCGACCCCGGGCAGCTCCTGGGCAACGTGCTGGCCCTGGCCTCGGGCCTCGCCTTCGCCCTGTGCATCCTCGGGCTGCGCGCGGTGGGCGAGGAGGGCTCCGCGGTGCTCGTGTGGGGCAACCTCATCGCCGGCGCCAGCGTACTGTTGCCCGCGCTCGGAGGACCCGCGCCCACGGCGCTGGACCTCGGGCTGCTCGTCTTCCTCGGCGTGTTCCAGCTCGGCATGGCCTACGCCCTCTTCCAGCGTGGTCTGCGCGAGACGCCCGCGGTGGAGGCCTCGCTGCTCATCCTGCTGGAGCCGGTGCTCAACCCGGTGTGGACCTTCCTCTTCGCGGGCGAGAGGCCCGGGAAGTGGGCGCTCGTGGGCGGCACCATCATCCTGCTCGCCACCGCGTGGCGCACACTGCTGGGCTCCCGGGGCGGCAATGCGTCCCCGGCCAAGGAGACTCCGGCGCACGAGGGTGCCGGGAGCTGA